A window of bacterium genomic DNA:
TTTGATCTTGTAGGAAATGACTTGAGAATGCTTGTTGGTCAACTTCTTACACAAAGAAACTATTCTCCTGAACAGATCAAGGACTTGAATTCCAGAGGCATTTACACTTCTGTATCTGAGATGACTCCTGAAATGATAAAAAATATTACGGCAGGAAAAGTTAAAAGTCTTCAAGCAGGAAATTTTGGAGGAGTTAAATTAAGTCAGGCACAAGTCGGCAACGCTGAGATAATTGCGGCTACAATAGTTGATGAAGGTAAAAAAGGAAATAAATCTCCTGAAGAAATTCATAAAGCTGTTGTTATTGCTTTAGCAACTGCAATGCAAGAATCAGGCTTAAAAAATATCGGTTATGGCGACAGAGATTCAGTTGGTCTTTTTCAGCAACGCCCTTCCTGCGGATGGGGTTCTAAAGAACAATGTAAAGATCCTGTATATGCGACACACAAATTCGCAGAAAAATTATATCAAACAGATTATATGAGTAAATCTGTATCGGGTGCTGCTCAAAATGTACAAAAATCAGCATTCCCTAATGCTTATGCTAAATGGCAACAAATGGCAGAAGCTCTTGCAACTGCTTTATTATCATAGATTTTTTGATATTGACATGTATCCTAAAAAACAAGTCATATTGAAATTTATTCAAAAAGGTTCTTATAATTATAAGAGCAAAAATTACCTATTAAACAATCCAGAGATCTGAGAACTTCATAAGAAAGACCTGCTTCAGAAAGTTCTTCTGCTTTAAGTCCGAATAAAGTTATCATGTTTTTAGCTGAAATACTTGCAGGGTCGTTTGCCAAATCTTCTATTACCATTGCCAGAGCATTTTGACGTGTAAAGTTTAGTTGAGTTTTATCATTTTTTGCTCTTGCAATTATCCTCTGCTTGGATTTCCCCAAATCTAACCACCTTCTTGACTTATTATATTGACTTACAACCTTATAATTTGTAACAAATTGCTGAATCGCATAAGTTGTCTTTACTCACAACATGATGAACAAATTTTTTGTTCTGTATTTAATATAATATTCTTTCAATTTTTTTTTAAAATTCATTTATTTGTTGATTAAACAAAAAAATAAAGGCTGATAAGGATAACAGCCTTTATTTATGTTAATTTTATTTAACTTTTTTTATTTTCCGTCTTTTATTAATCTTCCATCGGAATAACTAAATTCTGATCAATTTGAAGATCATCAGGAGTTTTCATTTTATTTAATATTTGAATTTTTTTAATTTTATCGGGACTATCTGTTCCGTAAAATTTATAAGCAATCGCGCCAAGTGTATCGCCACTTTTAACTTTATATTCTGTTGTTTTATCAGAAATAACTGTTCCTGCCTGAGTTGAAGGCACAACATTAACAGTTGGTTTTATATTAGCTTTTTTCCAGAGATTTAAATCAGAAAGATTATCTTTTGAAGGAACACCTATATTAATAACTAAAACCACTAATATTGTGCAAATAGCTCCTGTAATAAAACCTGCACCTAAATAAAACCCGGGAGATCTGTCTTCCCGATGATTTACTTTGAAGCCTTGCCATAAAACATCCAGCTCTCGGTCGTGTTCTGATCTTACATAAACACCCGGTGAAGAATCATAGTTTGTTGATTTCTTTGGTAAAAGTTCGTCCAATGCCATAGCCCTTTCTTTTGACACGTTAGACCTACGTAATGTGTTGTTTCTCATTATATCCCTTACCTCTTTATTTCCCCAGCAGGATAATTATTAAATCTCTCTTCTTCTTATAAATAAAATATTTAAAAACATAATAAAGTAGAAATAGCACAGAATCAAGATTATTAATAATTATTGTTAATCAGTAATAAAAAAAAATTATGTAAAATCAATTAAAATACAATAAAATCAGGAAATTTTGATAAATAAATCATTTTGTATTATGATACAATCTTTATTAATTCTTAACAATTATGAATAATTATTAAAAACGTAATGAGGAAACATAAATGAAAAAATTATGGATATTTACACTTATTTTAATTATAAGTATTTTTTGTTATAGTAATAACTTCAAAGTTTATGCAAAAGAATCCAGAAATAAAGAGGTACAAATGAATAAAGAATTTACACAAGTAAGAGCAAGTCACTTGCTTGTAAAAACAAAAGAAGAAGCTGATAAAATCAGAGAAGAAATTTTAGCAGGAAAAGATTTTTCCGAAGCGGCCAGAGAAGTATCATTATGTCCTTCAGGAAAACAGGGCGGAGACCTTGGATATTTTGGAAGAGGACAAATGGTTCCCGAATTTGATACAGCAGCTTTTAGCCTTCCTGTAGGAGTAGTTTCAGAGCCTATAAAAACACAATTCGGCTGGCATCTACTAGTGGTAACGGGTCAAAAATAGTACAGGTTGATATTGACTAATATCTTTGATGGCTTATATTAAAATAAAAAAGAACAATAAGGCGACATGGCCAAGTGGTAAGGCAGGAGTCTGCAAAACTCTCATCCCCAGTTCAAATCTGGGTGTCGCCTTTTTTCTTTTTCATTAAGAAAAAAGACTTATACTTAACTTATTGCCAATTAATTTTCTTATTGTCATGTTGAGCAAAGCGAAACATCTGTCCCTTTTTGGTTTTAAGCTTAAATACTTTTTTGGACAGATTCTTCGGGCTAAAGCACTCAAAATGACAATACCAAGATTCATGTAGATTTCGACTATCTGGATATTTCCAGTTAAATAGATTGCCGCGTCAATTCTTCAAGCTTAATCGCAATGACAGATTGATTATATGAGATCCTGACAATCATTAACTCCTGTAATTAACACTCCAGATAATTATGCGCATAAATATTTTTGTTGAATAAAATTTCTGCTGTTTTATAAATAGCAACTTCTTCAGGATTATTTTTGTTGTAAGAAATATCTTCAAGCTCGCCAAATTCCTGCATCAAGTTATGAAGATTGATTAAAAGATTATCGGATTCTTTTTGTGGACTTTGAGCGGAAACCATTCTGACAACTCTTATTAGTTCAACATCAAAAGCATCAACAATGGCGGAATCAAGATCACAGCCCATTGCCATAACTGCAAAAATCCTGTTAATTAACGGGCGCATTTCTTTCGGGCTACCGTTTGACACATTGGAAAGTCCTATAGTCGTCATTACTTGAGGATCAAATGATTCTTTAAAAACTCTTATGGAATCAAGCGCGGCCATTACTTGAGATTGGTCGACATTAACAGGTAAAACAAGCGGATCCAGTAAAATTTTTGTGTTATCAATTCCCAGCTCCGCTGTTTTATCAAGAATAACTGAAGCTATTTCCAGCCTTCCGTCAGGGTCTTTAGGAATGCCTGTTTCATTGCTCAAAGTCAGCGCAATAAGGTTACTTCCATATTCAGCGGCAAGTTTTGTCATGTTCTCCAGTCTGTCCGGATCACCGCTTGCACTGTTTATAATACAATCCTGCGGATTAGAAACCAGTTTAAGCCCTGCTTCAAGCTCAGCGGAATTTGTCGAATCAAAAGATAATTTTACGTCAGGAATTTCTTTAAGAATAGAAGATGCAAGCCATTCCATTGTTCCAGCCCAGCCTTTTCGCGCAGGACCGATATTTAAGTCTATCCAATCGACTCCTGCCGATGCCTGTCTTTTTGCCATATCCAAAATATAGGCAGTATCCCTATTTTCTATTGCTTCTCTGGTTTTTTTAGAGATTATATGTATATTTTCGCCGATTAATTTCATTTGATTTTTCCTTATTTAAATTACATGGTCATATTGAGAAAGCCTGACAGGCTAACATGTTATTCTGTCTATCATATCTAAGACAATGAAAGTTTTTTGTAAAGTTTTATTAAAAAAATATATAGGCTGTACCAACATTTATATTCAGTAGTTTTAAGTGAATTTTCACCACATGAGACTAAATATTAATTTTTTAAAACTACTGCAATTTAAACAGCTCTAAAGTATTAGAAAGAAGCATGGCTATAGTCATAGGACCGACTCCTCCGGGAACAGGCGTGATATAGCCGGCTTTTTTTTCGACTTCTTCAAAATCGACATCTCCGACTAATTTTCCTTCTTCGGTTCTGTTAATTCCCACATCTATGACTGCCGCTCCTTCTTTTACCCAATCAGCTTTAACAAATTTTGGAATTCCCACCGCTGCAATAAGTATATCCGCCTGCGAAGAAATTTCGGGAAGGTTTTTTGTTTTGCTGTGACATACAGTTACAGTTGCACTTTTATTCAAAAGCAAATAAGAAAGGGGTTTGCCGACAATATTTGACCGTCCGATTATAACTGCGTGTTTTCCTTCTATTTCAATATTATATTTTTCAAGAAGTTTTATTATCCCGAAAGGGGTACAGGAAACAGCATAAGGGTTTAAGCCTATTGCAAGCTTGCCGATATTTACAGGATGAAAACCATCCACATCTTTTTCAGGGAGTATCTTTTCAATAATATGATAAGTATTAATATGTTTTGGCAATGGAAGCTGCACTAAAATTCCGTTAACATTTTTGTCCTGATTGAGAATTTCAATTTGTTTTTCGAGGTCTTCCTGACTTATTGATTCTTCTAACTCGATAACTCTTGAATTAAAACCTGCCAACTCTGCCGTATGCTTTTTTTTAGAAACATAGACCTGACTTGCAGGGTTATTACCGACAATTATAACAACAAGAGTAGGTTTTTTCTCATAACTTAAAACTTCTTGTCTTATTTTTTCAACAATCTTTGCGGATAAATCCTTGCCTTTAATTAAAATTGCCATAAATATTCCTCTTTTTTAATTACCCCAGAAGGGCAAATTTAGCCTAAAAATCAACTCCTGCGCCGAATGTCCGAGTGAGTCAGAACTGTGTGTTATATCTTCAGTTTCCAGTTCTTCCGCATAAGGCAAAACACCGAGGATATCAAAGTCATATTCCATCATAATTGCCTTAATATCTTCAGGAATGCGAGAATCTTTTACTTTGTTCAAGACAACGCCTATTTGACCGGGAGAAGCATATTTCATGGATGATTCTCTTATTTTTATCGCTGAATGAACAGAAGTAACCGTCGGTTCGGCTAATACAATGGTTACATCAGGATAATAATTTACAAGCTGGTTTACGTAACTCAAGTCATATTCACAGTCGATAATTACAATATCATAGCTTTTAATAAGCTTCTTCATTGCGTCTTTTATGTATCGAGCTATAACGCATGTACATTCTTCAGTAAAAACAGGACCTGAAACAAGCAAGTCTGCATCTCCTGAAAGATTTATTATGATTTCATGCAGCATCCATTCTATGAGTTCACTTTTTTTGATTCCTTCGTGAATAGGAGAAGAATAAACGTACTGCCCTGTCCTTATAGAATGAATTGTGTTATTTACTTCCAGACCAAAAATACTTGCAAGATCGCATCCAAGGGTATTATCTACAAGTAATACTGATTTTTCGTGGTATTCATTACGCAAAGCTGTAAAAAGTGAATGTGTAAATGCTGTTTTTCCGCTGCCGCTTTTACCTGTTACTGCAATAGTTACTGTCATGTTTTATGTTTATCCTTAATCCCGCGTAGTTCTTAAAAATTCTGCCAGTTCTGAAGTCAGTCTCATTGCTCTTTCTGCCTGTTCAACTGTAAGACTTCCCGCCCCGCAAGAAGGTGTTATAAGTGCGTTTTCGTTGATCAGTTTTTCATCAATGCCTTTATTAACAAGAAAAGTTTTTGCTTCTTCAAATTTTTTCGCCAGTTTATCTATGTTTGAAGTTTCAAGTGAATCCACATCCAGCGTAGGAACTATTCCCCATGCTATTTTTCCGCCTTTTTTAAGAAATTTTTCTATTTCTTGACTGAAAAGACTCAGGCTTTCTCCGAAATAAAACCCGTCAAAGTTAAGTATATCAACTCCGCTTTCTGTAATCAAAGACCAGTCGCTTTTTCCACAGCAATGAATACCGACAAGTGCGCCATTTTCTTGCAATACAGATGAAATTTCTTTAATACTTGCAATAACATCTTCTTTTTTAACGGTAATAAAAGCTGAAGTTCCATACTGGGATATTGTCGGTTCATCCATAAAAATAATAGGCTTGCTGTCAGGAGAAGTTTCTTTGAATTTTTTTATTAACCAGAGAGCTTTTAGAGTAAGTCCTTTTAACGCAATCTCTTTAAGTGTTTCATCATAAAAAATACATTTTTTATCTCTATCTACAAGCGAAGTTCCAAATGTAAACGGTCCTATTATCTGTCCTTTAACAAAAGCAGGTTTTGCTTCTTTTAATTTTTTAATAAAAATTGGCAATGTTGAGCAATGGTTTTCCGAAATAGCATATTTTTCTAATGCATCAAAGTTTTTATCGTTTACAATGCTTTCATAATCAAGAAAAAATTCTTCGAGTTCTTCAAAAAAAGTTTCCGATTCCTGATCCATATACCAACGGTTATCTGCTTCATCAAATGAAATTCCCGGAATATTCTCGTTGTACTGAGAAAGCATATCTTCTTTCTGGCTTACATTTGCAAGCTGACCTATAACAGGTATATCAGGAAAATATTTAAACACCAGTTCAACTGCTTTTTCAGGGTTATCATGAGGCAAACTTCCAATGGCTGTGGGTAAAAATTTTATTTTTGTACTCAAATTTTTTATCCTTCTAACAAAATCATTTTATTTTAATGTAGAATTAGTTTAT
This region includes:
- a CDS encoding AAA family ATPase — translated: MTVTIAVTGKSGSGKTAFTHSLFTALRNEYHEKSVLLVDNTLGCDLASIFGLEVNNTIHSIRTGQYVYSSPIHEGIKKSELIEWMLHEIIINLSGDADLLVSGPVFTEECTCVIARYIKDAMKKLIKSYDIVIIDCEYDLSYVNQLVNYYPDVTIVLAEPTVTSVHSAIKIRESSMKYASPGQIGVVLNKVKDSRIPEDIKAIMMEYDFDILGVLPYAEELETEDITHSSDSLGHSAQELIFRLNLPFWGN
- a CDS encoding dihydropteroate synthase, with translation MKLIGENIHIISKKTREAIENRDTAYILDMAKRQASAGVDWIDLNIGPARKGWAGTMEWLASSILKEIPDVKLSFDSTNSAELEAGLKLVSNPQDCIINSASGDPDRLENMTKLAAEYGSNLIALTLSNETGIPKDPDGRLEIASVILDKTAELGIDNTKILLDPLVLPVNVDQSQVMAALDSIRVFKESFDPQVMTTIGLSNVSNGSPKEMRPLINRIFAVMAMGCDLDSAIVDAFDVELIRVVRMVSAQSPQKESDNLLINLHNLMQEFGELEDISYNKNNPEEVAIYKTAEILFNKNIYAHNYLEC
- the folD gene encoding bifunctional methylenetetrahydrofolate dehydrogenase/methenyltetrahydrofolate cyclohydrolase FolD; translated protein: MAILIKGKDLSAKIVEKIRQEVLSYEKKPTLVVIIVGNNPASQVYVSKKKHTAELAGFNSRVIELEESISQEDLEKQIEILNQDKNVNGILVQLPLPKHINTYHIIEKILPEKDVDGFHPVNIGKLAIGLNPYAVSCTPFGIIKLLEKYNIEIEGKHAVIIGRSNIVGKPLSYLLLNKSATVTVCHSKTKNLPEISSQADILIAAVGIPKFVKADWVKEGAAVIDVGINRTEEGKLVGDVDFEEVEKKAGYITPVPGGVGPMTIAMLLSNTLELFKLQ
- a CDS encoding peptidylprolyl isomerase, with the protein product MKKLWIFTLILIISIFCYSNNFKVYAKESRNKEVQMNKEFTQVRASHLLVKTKEEADKIREEILAGKDFSEAAREVSLCPSGKQGGDLGYFGRGQMVPEFDTAAFSLPVGVVSEPIKTQFGWHLLVVTGQK
- a CDS encoding LysM domain-containing protein — translated: MRNNTLRRSNVSKERAMALDELLPKKSTNYDSSPGVYVRSEHDRELDVLWQGFKVNHREDRSPGFYLGAGFITGAICTILVVLVINIGVPSKDNLSDLNLWKKANIKPTVNVVPSTQAGTVISDKTTEYKVKSGDTLGAIAYKFYGTDSPDKIKKIQILNKMKTPDDLQIDQNLVIPMED